Proteins encoded within one genomic window of Cellulomonas flavigena DSM 20109:
- a CDS encoding glycoside hydrolase family 88 protein, which yields MHQVRTAVAAVTVTLVAALAAAPTGSAAAAVPSVPTRAAVLQSARLAIDHFYVAGDGASTGATANAGWRWAPYFMAVEGLYRETGDATYRQWLTAWGERNAWTADAPASPTSNPDSRAAIQVFQDAAAAGLPVDLGPSDRLMAADLSLPPEQYWWVDAMFMGLPLWPRWAARTGNAAYAAKHAQLYDFLKYRGATTWRSGCTNTGLFDASEDLWWRDCMYVPRRDALGHKVFWARGNGWVMAAMARTLMALPATDPQAPEYRSMLQRMSARVAQLQGTDGMWRSSLLSPALHPAPETSATALFTYAMAYGIRTGLLDAPTYLPVVLEAWRGLTTIALQPSGFLSGCQSVGEAPGDPSTTSSIGYCVGAFGLAALEVAQLEGWLATDRFARTTAGGLGTADVGGVWTTAGSAADFSTDGTTARLRTPAGTTRTATLTGVSSRDNDVRATFGFARPTAGSLYAAVAARRVGSASYTGRAVVSGTGSVQAQVQRSGTTLAAATVSGLTFATNDRLHVRAQALGVSPTTVRVKVWKAGTAEPSTWRVSVTDATAGLQTAGSIGLSTYLGGSASPSSLVVTVDDLTARRGG from the coding sequence GTGCACCAGGTCAGGACGGCCGTCGCCGCCGTCACCGTCACCCTCGTCGCGGCGCTCGCCGCGGCCCCCACCGGCTCCGCCGCCGCAGCGGTACCCTCGGTGCCCACGCGGGCCGCGGTGCTGCAGTCCGCCCGCCTCGCGATCGACCACTTCTACGTCGCGGGCGACGGCGCCAGCACGGGCGCCACAGCCAACGCGGGGTGGCGCTGGGCGCCGTACTTCATGGCCGTCGAGGGCCTGTACCGCGAGACCGGCGACGCGACGTACCGGCAGTGGCTGACGGCCTGGGGTGAGCGCAACGCCTGGACGGCTGACGCCCCCGCGAGCCCCACGTCCAACCCGGACAGCCGCGCTGCGATCCAGGTGTTCCAGGACGCCGCGGCCGCCGGGCTGCCCGTCGACCTCGGCCCGTCCGACCGGCTCATGGCCGCCGACCTCTCCCTGCCGCCGGAGCAGTACTGGTGGGTCGACGCGATGTTCATGGGCCTGCCGCTGTGGCCACGCTGGGCCGCGCGCACCGGGAACGCGGCCTACGCGGCCAAGCACGCCCAGCTCTACGACTTCCTCAAGTACCGCGGCGCCACCACCTGGCGGTCGGGGTGCACGAACACCGGCCTGTTCGACGCCTCCGAGGACCTGTGGTGGCGCGACTGCATGTACGTGCCGCGACGCGACGCGCTGGGCCACAAGGTGTTCTGGGCCCGCGGCAACGGCTGGGTCATGGCGGCGATGGCCCGCACGCTCATGGCGCTCCCGGCGACCGACCCCCAGGCCCCCGAGTACCGGTCCATGCTGCAGCGGATGTCGGCGCGCGTGGCACAGCTCCAGGGCACCGACGGCATGTGGCGCTCGAGCCTGCTCAGCCCCGCGCTGCACCCCGCGCCCGAGACGAGCGCGACAGCACTGTTCACGTACGCGATGGCCTACGGCATCCGCACCGGCCTGCTCGACGCACCCACGTACCTGCCCGTCGTGCTCGAGGCGTGGCGCGGCCTCACGACGATCGCGCTCCAGCCGTCGGGCTTCCTCTCGGGCTGCCAGTCGGTGGGCGAGGCGCCCGGCGACCCCAGCACCACGTCGTCCATCGGCTACTGCGTCGGCGCGTTCGGGCTTGCAGCGCTCGAGGTCGCGCAGCTCGAGGGCTGGCTCGCGACCGACCGGTTCGCACGCACCACCGCGGGCGGACTGGGGACGGCCGACGTCGGCGGGGTGTGGACGACCGCGGGGTCCGCAGCCGACTTCTCCACCGACGGGACGACGGCCCGTCTCCGCACGCCCGCCGGCACGACCCGCACCGCCACCCTCACCGGCGTGTCCTCGCGCGACAACGACGTCCGGGCCACGTTCGGCTTCGCTCGACCGACCGCCGGCAGCCTGTACGCCGCGGTCGCGGCCCGCCGGGTGGGCAGCGCCTCCTACACCGGGCGCGCGGTCGTCAGCGGCACGGGGTCCGTCCAGGCGCAGGTGCAGCGCTCGGGCACGACGCTCGCGGCGGCCACCGTCAGTGGCCTGACCTTCGCGACGAACGACCGGCTGCACGTCCGCGCGCAGGCGCTCGGCGTCTCGCCGACCACCGTGCGCGTCAAGGTCTGGAAGGCAGGGACCGCCGAGCCGAGTACCTGGCGGGTGTCCGTCACCGACGCGACCGCCGGCCTGCAGACCGCCGGCTCCATCGGGCTCAGCACCTACCTCGGCGGGTCGGCGAGCCCGTCGTCGCTCGTCGTCACGGTGGACGATCTCACGGCGCGGCGCGGCGGCTGA